The region GCATTCAGTTTCTTTATGTGTCTGGATTAGTGTGACACTGCCGTCTAGTGGTAGAAAATGTTTAATGATGCCGATTCTGCCGCATTATCGTCTTAGGTGCCGGTTTTGACTCCATATCTATATGGAGTATACATATTTCAAACTTTCCTGGCGTTGCAGAAAATGTGGCCAAAAAAGAGATTGTGAAAAGAAATTAACAAAGAAAGCATTCCCAATAATGTTTATGAGTATGAATGcagacaaaaatgttttttccagatCAGTGAATATAACCTGAAATAAAGATTAAGCCAAGCAACATAATGAGATATTATTTTCAGCAGAAACTACACGTTAGATACGACACACAAAATGTGAGAGGTAGGGCAGCTGTGACGTCCCTAAGGCAACTCTCAGATCAAAACATTATGCCAAGGAGGCCATTCAGGTGAGCTGCTGTGACATATGATATTTATGGTAAATacactttcagttttttttttcttttacaaattgTCTTGATTGGTTTGTGTCATATGAAGAATTTTGACAGCTCATAGCGACCCAAAGAAACTTGATATTAGCATTTCTCAGCATTAGAAACATATAGAGCAACTTTCAATAGCAAGAGGTTTAAGGAATGAATCATAACTCTTTTGTGACAGAGTGAGAAAAACACTGATCGTAATATCCCTGTTCTCACATGTGATTTccgaggggaaaaaaaaacgacGTCTTACATTTGAGCAAATGAATACTATCCTCTCAACCAGCAAGCCAGAAGTCTGCTCTGACACCAGACctgaaaacatgcaaataataATTAGAGATACCAAAGCACactctgcaaaacaaaatgaatcttGCAAGATATTTATTACTATTTAGATTTACAAGTTAttctcacatttcttttttttttttaaaaaggccaACAACTTTCTGGTGTTACAGATATCAATACACAATGAATGCAAACAACTGCATTAGTTGCACACTTCAGAAACATCTTCAGATGTGTTGCCCCACAAATCGAGATCTGCTTCAATAAGCAACGTCTTTCTTTAGAACGTTGTCATGTCCAGGTCCCTAAAAAGAACAACAGAATGCTCGGATCTAAATTGCAACAAGGTTGATCTCTCTGCCTTTTGCAATTTCAGCATTAATAATAATTGGGTATCCgtattttttatattgatgATTAAAGAAATGATAGAAGTAGAGAAGTTAGCAACTGccaatttatatatatgtgcatatatgtatatactatatacacaaacaaaacataaaaaacacactcaattaaagaaaatggcaaaaaaaccTCAATATCACCCCCTAAAAGAGATTTGATTTAAGACAGAATTCAATCAtctgagacagaggctgaaggggAACAGGGAGGTAGATAGATAAACAGgggaaagacagaagagaagtaGTGAGGGATCTTGGGAAATCCCTCTAGCTTATgattcttttaaaaaatgttccttTATTAAAAAGGGAATCAGATAATCTCATCTGTAATCTCAGTTTAAGTGCGGGAGTGGCGAGtggctctgctctctcctgcctctctgGGTTTAGCTACATGTTGTCCTTTAAACAATGTTCAGGGCTCGCTCACTaagttcattgttttgtttgtacttGCTAATTGCCACTGCCGCCACCACAGCACTGGCTGCTGCGGCCCTGTGGGGCAGATTCCTGTAGATCCACTCCTGTCCGGGTTCGTCCAGCTTGTCCAGCTCCACCTTGAGCGTCATTCTTCGGTAGCTTCTTAGCTACAGGGAAAAGAAATATGTTTGAAATTTGGCAAAATAAGAAGGTTGAGCATTAAATATCTGTTTGACGGAATAATGCACTTACCAATGGCCATAAAAATTTCATTGACGTTCATAGCAGTCTTAGCCGAGGTCTCCATGAAGAGTAGACTGTTGTCATCAGCATACACTTGTGCCTCCTGGGGACAACATTTAGAAAGTGCAGTTTCAAATAATGTTATGGGGTAATACATAGGCATTGAATACCTGAAATAATTTACCTGTTAAGAATTGATTTTCATTCATGCATCTACatacctgcagctccacagctcTCTTATTTGCGATGTCCGCCTTGTTGCCTGCCAGAGCGATCACAATGTTGGGACTGGCTTGTCTCTGGAGCTCCTTCACCCAGTTTTTCGCTCGTACGAAAGTATCCTAATCGAGCAAGACACTGCATCAATACTACTTTCACTCTGTGTTTTGGATGCAATTTCATTAAATTTGAAGAGTGTCTTGTATCTGTtaacaaaaaaacccaacacatTTCTAAGTGGTATTCTAAAATTCACATATACCTCTGGTCATCAACATTTGCCTTAATACTTAAATTCTGTCTTTTACTGCAGAGACAACAAATcttttcaacaaacacaaagacagaaacaaatttAACTAGTCGTTATGAAAGCAGCATTTGAGGAATAACCCATCTGAGTTTATTGTGTTGCTTCTGACTGATATCATTCTGGCTGTCATTGCCACGCCTGAAACCTACTGTGTTGGTAATGTCGTAGACCACGATGGCTGCCTGTGCTCCTCTGTAGTACATTGGAGCCAAGCTGTGGTAGCGCTCTTGACCCGCCGTGTCCCAGATCTCAAACTTCACTGTGGTGTCGTCCAGACAGACCGTCTGAGTGAGGAAGGCGGCTGAGGAGAGCAAAACAAAGAAGATAAGAAGAATCTTAAGCTATTTAACCCACAACTGTTTCTATGTTCCTGGAATATTCTGTTTGTGcttgtacacatacacactcaatGCTATTCATGTCAACACAAACGTGTTGAAGTTAGTCCATTAAGTGAAGCATGTCACTTGTTAAAAACATGGACATTTATTCTTAACCTTAGGAAACAAGAGTGATAATATTATCTAAACCTGCAGGTAGGAAGATTAAAATTGtcattacattttcttaacCTTGGTACTATTTAAAGTTTTCAGcatatatgttttaaaatactGTGTAAGACTGTATTGGTGTATAACAAAAACATCTATAACATCAAATATCAACAGGTTAAGCATCAAAAACATGACATGCATTTTAATATCAATATGAAACGGTAGGTATTATAGTGACACTAGTTCAGATAGATGTACACACAACAAAAGGACAAAAGGCCCTTTTAAATACAATCTTTCTTTTCAAAAGTCTAAGAAGATGGATCCTGTCTCCCACCTCCAATGGTACTCTCCTGGAATTCATGGAACTGGCCTTTGACGAAGCGCAGCACTAAGCTGGACTTGCCCACCGCCGACTCTCCCAGCAGTACCAGTTTGAACTGGCAGATTTTGTTTGCTGCTGTGGCGCCATTAGGCCTGGTTGCTCCTCCACCACGCCCAGCcattgacagagacagaggctgtgAAGGATGGAGACTGCCTGTGATATGGGGCGGAGACTTTCGACTCTTGACAGGGACCAACCCtgaacacacaggcacagatggTGAGCGAAGTCAAGGATCAGTCTTCTGGTgatggacagaaaaacaactggacAGAGGTGGAGCAACCCAGTTTACcttgatgaataaaaagaaggaaaatgaaaaagtgtaTTTTCATGTGAAACTTGATCTTTCAATTGAAAAATGTAAGATTTTAACAAAGGAGTAGTCACATTTATGATTTTAAGCATTATTTGTATTTGACCTATTAGGGCAAAAAGTCATGATGAATTAATTAgcaaaaactgtgaaatgaCTGACTATGGTGATGTCTACAATTGGGAAATTCTGGGTTCTGGACgaaaaagaaatgttcatacactattctaaattaaattcatattttaatctTTATTATGATAAAATTAATTAGGTGACTGACCATAACCTCATttgataattgattaatcattGCAGTAAAACACCATCTAGTCCCAGCTACATAAATGTGGCGATTTGATGCTTTcaattaaactgaaaataagtGATCTGTATGGAGAGATAGTTTAATGAAATATTATTCCTGCATGTGTCTCTGGGGGtcagggatttcttttcacttcaATTCCAGATGAAGAATCTGAAAACTTTTAAATGGTGAAAATGATAAATGCActatttatgaaaataattgGGACATAAATCAATAGTGTAGTAAATAATGTACAGTCTGTAAATGTTGATGACAGTAgaattaaatatgtaaataccaattatgataataataaataataacagaGCCGGAATGACAAATATTCCATGGTAACGATTTGCTTGTGCATGTATTAACCTATTGCATCTGCATCTATTGACAACTGTTTTCCTTTTGAAGAGTCAAGAATTTACTTGATTAATCAGTTCAACATTTGGTCAATGAATAGTTTTAAAATagtgaaacatatttaaaatgttgcagAGTTCAATgagatgtgtttgatgtgctTCTCTTGTCTGACATGACAAGACAGAtaatcagaaaacaaacactgatcatCAAAATAGAAGCTGATCCATTTACTTAAAAATCAACTTACAATCGTAGCTCTAGAGCACAACCGTGACATGTTTGATGTTACTTTTAAAGGTCCagcgtgtaagatttaggtgaaagggaactattggcagaaattgaatgtagaataatcctcatgatgttttcactagtttatttcatctaaattgtacgaattgtagttttctttactccagaacaggccctttatatttaaatactttatatttacatcgaggggaccctctctacggaggccgccatgttctttacattagtccagactgaacaaactaaacctcttttgagtttttatgacaactgaagctaccacaggttctttttcatgtttggaaggagaggatgaggtgaggggtgttcagctgcaacatgaaacttcaacactagatatcactaaattcttcTCGCTGTAACTTTAAAACGACCCTTTACACACTCATTGACTGTTTTACTAATAGATCgtgacagcagcaacatttatcCACTCTGCTCAACACACACTGAACGGATGAGGTCGTGAGGGATCAGAatgtttaaaagttttttaaCACTGCGCGACCTCGAGTCAAGATCACACAGCGCCAAACTCTAGATCCTTTAAAACGCTGGCTCGAAACACAGCAGCTGACTTCAGACAGGGATTAAAGCCCGGGCGAGCCCGCAGCTTCGACCGTGGAGCCAGacgaaaacaaaacaaaccctgaAGTTAGCTCCGAGGCTAAAGCTAACAGCCATGCTAACGTCGGATTACAAGGAAAAAACGTGAAAAAATGAGAGAAATTAAACTCCGGAGTTCTCACCAGGAGAGGAAGACAACCTCCGCTCCGTGACTCCAGTCGGCGTTGCTcccttttaaatgaaatgtgtccTTTTTTCTGCCTCAATGTTTTTCGGGTTCAGGAAAAAATAATGTGCTTCCGCCTTGTGTAACGAAAACACTTCCTGGATTCGTCTGTCACGTGAGGAGAAGTAACAGCCAATCAAATGAGCCAGGAGCATGACGCAtcggagagagagggagagagagagagagagagagagagagagagagagagagagagagagagagagagagaaattgaattaaatttggGTGatgatttatatacagtctttggttatatcaaattttatttcaaactataacttttataattgttattattattattagtagtattattcTTATGTTGTTGCTTTGTCTataaattatattcatatttaaattgTATACCAGTGACAATTTATACCTATACATGAATATACTTACTTATATACTTACTTCACTGTACAGttatactatatataatatactgcTATTTAGTATACAACAGTACATTTAATTTTACCCACTTATACACTTAGACAcatacatgttttttatttaatttggatttttattctcttgtcaaCATTCTGACAATCTGTTGCTGTGATAAGTGAATTTCCACAGAGtgcaggatcaataaagttaaattCTATCTGAcatctggataaaaaaaaagaatattaagagagggagagagattgtTATCTGTTCAACCACACGGCGGCGCTGTAATATAACTGTTATGTGCTGAGAGGCCTTCGGTGTGAACTGTCTGCTTTGTTTATTATTCTTTTCAAAATAGAGAGAAACccttttatattttctcctgACAAAAACTATGTTGCATTACTTCTTCGTCACAAGAGCCCAATGCAGGTAACAAAAACCAAACCCATaacaaacacaaggaaaatatgaaatataaaaaataaaaaaaaaggacaaaagcTGCAACTGAATGATCTTTATTAGGACAATGCAGCACACAGTATGTTACAGGGGATGGTTCATTCACTGGAAGATGTGTTGCATGATGTTCATTGTTTAGTTGCACAGATCAGTGTTGCAGCAATAGCCGGTAACTGTCCCTGAATTTACCAGCATCGAACAATCCTGTGCTGGATAGCAACTCTGGAAGTATCCAGAAGCTGTGACaacatggaaaaaaatcagaatGGATCATCAGACGTCTTCCTTTCCTCATAGTTGTTCCTCTTAGATTAACAGTATTCTGATGGAAAGACTCATACTTACCAGGATAATTAAACCTGATGTTGGCACAGACTTGGTCTGAACCATAGCACCTCTGAGTTTGGCTTGAACACTGAGTCTTACCATCACATATACATGTCAAGGCTTCACCTGCAAAGGAAAACCAAATGTGGCCTTTTCATTGCCTTTCAGTTCTcagaacaaaaataaactgtagAAACTAAATATTAGGGCTATAGAAATACCCAGAGTCTCCCAAAGAGCCCCTCTTTCAGTGAATTTCAGTTAAATTAAGCTGGAGGTCTGCAGGTTTCAAATGAGATGAGAcaagatcagatcagatcagatcagatcagatcagatcagatcagatcaaatgagataagatgagataagatcaGATTAAATAGAATGAGAAAAGATatgataatcctttattagttcCACAACAGGGAGATTTGCTGTGTTAAAGAAGACAGTAAAAGTAGACATAAGtaaaattacaatataaatgCAAGGAAATAATGGTTGGAAATTGATTGCATATTATCCATTGAATTTCACAGGCAGAAATGAATATTGCACGGTTCGATGAGTTTAAGAGTTTACTCACTGTGTCCGACAACCAACACGACCAAGAGAGCGAGAATCACAGCCTTCATGTTTCCACTATGAATTAAAAAAGTGTTACAGCCTCAAAGTCATCACGTGCTCTCATAACCCACATATTCATAAATGTAAACATGTCCTACCTGGTGAATTGTCCTCTCCTCAGTTTTGATTCCTCAGCTGTGTGCTCACTGTTTGTAGGACCCCTTTTTATTGTCTGGTTTTGTTgcacaattttaaaaaatccaatGTTGTACAACTCTGGAAGACAAACATTACATAACTGACTGACCTGTGATAACATCAAAATACAttaattttttatgtttgtgtttagatCCCACGAAAGTGgagagtttcaggggtaaatgGCATTGCAGccaaaatccaatacaattggaACACAAAAAGAAACGCAAAACATTCTCCTTATTCCAAGTCACTGAAGCATCAATCTAATTTTAAAACTTctattttttagattttgaaaAAACGTTGCATCAGTTGGCTTAAACCATTGATTTTGGAACTTTCCTGTAGGCTATCCTCAGAGTGGCTTCTCTGTGCTAACCTTTACACTCATCAAATAATGCATCTGTTTGTTCTATAGAGGCCAAAACCCTCTGGTGAAGCAAGGTTCCTGGAACTGATGATAGAGATGTAAAATAACTGCTTGCTAACTCTGCTGCGATTGTTTTTCATTCTACATTTTCCCGTTTGCAGATCGGGAGCTGATGTTGTTGTTTGAAACGTGGCAGGTCTCCACGGGGGCTTGAACAATTTCTCAGGCCTCCACAGTTACATCTCAAGGCTTCACCTGcataaagaaaaatatcatgTTTACCAGTTTGAACAAGTTATATGATATATACATTAAATGAGGGTACAAGAAACTGGCACATGTGCAGGTGAACTCACTCTGGCTGACAAGCAACACCAACAAAAGAGCAAGAATCACAGAAACCTCTGTGTCGTAATGTTTCATAAGGtccagcagtttttgcataattccAACATACACACAACTGCCAGTGAAAACACCAACCTTCTGTCCTGTTTCTCAGAAATCGTGAAGCTGATGAACCTGCTGCAAAATTTCTCGTCCAGACAGACTCATAGACAAGTTTTCGTTAAACAGTAAATGAAGGAAACTGTACATTGGTTTATATAATCAGACTGAGATCAGcccaaataaatacaaaaagataAATCAGCACTGGCCAAAAAAAACTCATCGACGTCACTGaagtgagaagaagaagagcagctgcagcaaatcctcttttcttttaaGAAAGCCGACTGTAGAGACtttctgtgttgttctgttttctccAGAGGTTTTAATCAACTATCTCCTTCACAGTAAattaatgcatttgttttttgtcttcttttttggGATTAATTCTCAGACTACATAGGtgataataaaaatgtacacaTTTTCAATTTGAGCGGTCATCACGACTAtggaaaagcactatataaatacagatcactGGAGTAGATTATGGGTATGATTAATCTGTATTTATTGTCAACTTCGTTTTTACACTCCTGTTATGCATTTAGGATAAAGGTCCATCAAGTGGCTGTGTCAGACAAACCACTAGTTTGACACTGGGTGGGGTTCGTTACTCCAGCTACAGTATAACAAAtacgataaaataaaacaataaataatttttttttaaaattcatcaCACACTGAACTCATGGTTGAAAATGTGCCACTACAGTAAAAAACAGAGTCAGATATTGTCTGCACACTTTATTTTGTCAGCCAGGGAAGAATCATTCAGAATAtcagaatcaatcaatcaatcaatcaatcgggATAGTATTCTTGAATATTCTGAATCATATGTGTATCGtgactgtttttattctgagaGGCATTCATAGTAAGTCAATTATTAAcagtattaaatattaaattggACATTTTCAgctaaatgtgtgtatttatttatgtttttcagcAACTATATTTACTGAATCAAAGAACCTTTTCCACCtttcttttttgtgaaaatCCATTTCAAAACCTATTTCACAGCGTTATATTTAATGCCTTGGTGAGGAACAATCACGAATATTATCTCCTGAAGGAGAGAATTCAAAACAAGAGATGTTCCATGAAATCATACATTTTGTATCGTGAACTGCTTTGTGGAGTTTGGATATTCACAGTCGAAGTAtgaatctgtaaataaaaaaatgctaaACTGAGAAAAACATTCAATTCAACAAGGAGAAACAATCTCTGCTGTGTGACGCACAAACTGTACTCCCTATATGCAAGGTGAAGCATGTGACATGTTGGTTTTGAAATCCATGAAACATCCCACTGCTCTGACCTGCCTATCAATACAGTCTCTGTGTGCACAACATACAGGTTCTCTTGTACTGTAGAATGCTTGCACACTGATTTGGGAACCTTTTCCTTAGGAAAAAGAATAAACAACTTTACCATGCAAGGAGGTAACAGGTTTTATCAACTGCAAATTGCACCAAGGATGTCGGAAATAATAAAGAGTTATATAGTAGAACCACTACTGTGGAGCTTTTCTTTAAAGACACACTTTAGTAAAGCCAAGATAATGCACAAATGACATGCTTTTGCATAGAAATGGTGTAAATTGCGTGGAGCTTGACAAATACGAGAGCCAAGGAATTAAAAGGGGGAAATACAGCACACATTGACAATCTCTAGCAGAGTCTCTTTAAACACTGTACGTTTGCATTTCAGTTACTGCTTTTCTTCCCAGTTGCAGTGAAATCAGTGAGTCTGCCCCTGAAACAGTCTAATCTGTGAGGTCCAGACACCACGACTGTTCTGTGCTCTGAGTGTGCACGCCAATGCTGGATCTTCGTGATGACACACTTTCACTGTCCCTGCTCTCCATAGAGCCCCTGTTCCCCAGTAGGCACTCCAGACTGGTATGTTCTGTGGCGGATGGGTCGCGCAGTGGTAGATGGGGCTCAAGAGCGCCTAATCGTGGTGACCCTGAATCGGGGGAGGATCTGGGAGGGTGGCTGGGCAATGTGggcggagagggagagacagggtgGACGGAGGGGTAAGAGTCTTCCATTTGGAAGATGGAGGTGTCCTGGATCAGATTATGAGATGTTGGGGAGGACATCAGAGCATGTATGTCCTCATGTGACGTTTTGGGCAAACTGAGATGAGACTCTGACGGCAGGCAGAGATGGGGGTAAGAGCTTGGTGACAAGTCCAGCAGGCTGGGTGTGGACGTACCTGTGGGGGCGCTGGACAAATGACACAAGTATTCATCACTATCACTGGGAGGCTGCAGGCACAAAGTGGGCTGGGACCGGCTGATAGTCGCTGGGTGAGCACCGAGAGGTCTGTTGTTAGAGGCGTCATGCCTAGCAAGGCCTGGACCTCCACCCTGGAAGCCCGGGCTAACGCTGAGAAGAGACGGGGTGGTCCACACATGTGTGATCGTGCTCTCAGAGCCGCGACACGAGTCTAAGGTGGGGGCAGGGTTCAGAGAGAGGGGCGGACAGGAGTTAGCAGCTGGACTGGATGATCGAGGTCGATGGTGGATCTCTGTCTGGGTTTCTGCAGCTCCACTGTGGCTCCACTGGCCAGTGGGGGGGACACTTTGGTGGCTGTGGCCTTCGTGGTTCCCAGGGTCATTGTGGAGGTGGTAGGCTGATGGTAGGTTCAACGATATGCCAGTGCTGGGGTCTGTTGGGGGGCCGGGCACCATCTGGACACTGTACGGGTATGTGGCTTGGTAGTGATGCACGGAGATGTaagtctggaggaggtgcatcaTGTGGTGGAGGCCCTTGGTGAGCTCAGATACTTCCTGGTTTAAGGTGCCCATCTGTGCAGAGAGAACAGTTTAGTCGTGCTGGCCTTTCATATCTTACTATCGCACAGAGAGAACGTGGTAAAGTTTGCAAAAACAGCttcaaaatataacaaatcGACCCAATAACTCAGACAGATATTACTTTCCAAAAAGAGAACCAagctatttatttttcctctacGTCTGTAAGAAACAAATTATACGAAATAGTGAAATCCAGAGGGACACTGGCTGCAGGTAAATGAATCAAATatggaagaaaggaaaaaagataaCTGGAAACAAGTCAGTGAACCAAGAGGGAAAAGGGGCTAGAGTAAAGCTGGGTTGTCATCATcagactttcttttcttttctccagtcTGTGGAGTCAGCACTCCTGGCAAGCCTCTGCACTGCAGAAGTGCCCCACTGATTAATTAATATGGACTTCAGACAGCCCCTACCTGGGCCCATCTGGATGCTCTACTTCCACCTGCTTTGGCTCTATTTATGTTCAGATTAAAAGTGCAGGGTCAGATTGAGACACAAAGCAGGAACTTGATCTCACTGTGATCCAGATTTAGATTCTTTTAATGGTCATTTTTATGTGggtacataaaaataaaaaaacaattagcaagaaaaacacattaaattgTTTAGTTTGCCGGTGTCAGCAGAAGCAGCTGCAATGTCACGTTCCCATAATGTTAATATACAAACCTTTTATTATTGCACTGTCAGATCTGGATggttttaaaattaaacactGGATTATCTTTGGTCcaaacatttttgatttaattGAAGAGGCTGCACTTTACCTTTTGGTTGAGTTGACTGATACTCTGCCTGACCTCCTCGGTCTCCAGCAACAGGGTGGAATTTGCCTGCGTGGAGtctgtaaaaaaataagttgcagaaaaaaaaagtatctgaTTTAGTAGTAACACacacctcaacacacacaacacctaGAGAATTAATCACAATTAATATGAAGCAATATCCAGAAGAAGTGGAGTTATGTACTCTCCAGAAGCCTTTAATTGATTATGTGAAGAATCCACAAGAATGAAGCTTGAGAAGACTTTAAACACAACAGACGACATGTCAGACCACAGCACCAAGGACTTGGACTCACTGaggcaaaacaaaaagcaggCAATCCTCCAGGAGGCGCTGTAGAGCCATGGCATGGAGTTAAAAAAGCAGGAGGTGCATCTTACTCTACACTTTTTTTAGTCTATAGTTGCACTGGTTTGCAGCCGGAGCACTTCATTACACTGAGAACCTGATATTCTTATTAGATTGACAGTGATGATCAGTGAAAGCTCAGGTCAGAGGATCAGCACCCGGCTTTGACCTCAGTTGTCCTTTAACATGTTCTCTGACTCTCTGGACACCAGGCTGTCATTTCACTCCTCTGCACTCTCATGTTTCCCCAATGAGACGCTGTGCAGCGTCCACAGTTTGAACTCCTGAGTTTACCTCCAGCCATCTGGCACCTGGCTGACCCTCGCAGCTGGAGGCGGCTTGACTTACCTTGGACGCTGCCCCCTCTGCTGGCTCTCGGCCCGCTGTGCTCCACGTTAAAATGGAATGCGTGCCCATTGTCTTCAATGCCATCTACAACCCTGGTGGGAGGGGGTGAAAGGGGAGAGACGCTTGCGTTAGTGTAACAGTAGAGCTTTTTCAATTATCACCGGAGCCGGCAGACGACCCAGGTATGCGCCACGAGAGTCCGCTGCTGGCAGAGGCCCACGTGGGTTCGAACACCCGAGCTCTCTGAACCAGCACTTACCCATATCTAGGACTTACTGGATGACTGAGGGATACATTATGAATACAGATGGTTGGGGCAGGAGGATAAGGTGCTCTGGCGATGGAATGCAGTGGCATCTGTTGAAATTTACAATGCAAATACACAGGATTTACATTAAGTAGATGATGCAGGTTTCTCAAGCATGACTTTAGGTGTCCATTACTGCAGCACCTTATATGCAGGTCATATGAAGATGTAACGTGCACTGCAGAGAGTTCAGTCTACACACTGTGGTAGCACAGAGAAGGAATTAATTCAAAGTAATCATTCTTATAGGAAAAATAACTTCCTGTGCTTTGAATCGAAGATTTCGACTGTGTACTGGAAGTCTTTGAAATGAAATAGTAGTACAGGTAATGAGTGGTTGAGTGAGCACACAGGGAGGAAGTCATAGATTCGATGTGACGACAACTCTCGATACTAAAAACAATACATAGAAAATA is a window of Paralichthys olivaceus isolate ysfri-2021 chromosome 21, ASM2471397v2, whole genome shotgun sequence DNA encoding:
- the LOC109627133 gene encoding ras-related protein Rab-5C-like, with protein sequence MAGRGGGATRPNGATAANKICQFKLVLLGESAVGKSSLVLRFVKGQFHEFQESTIGAAFLTQTVCLDDTTVKFEIWDTAGQERYHSLAPMYYRGAQAAIVVYDITNTDTFVRAKNWVKELQRQASPNIVIALAGNKADIANKRAVELQEAQVYADDNSLLFMETSAKTAMNVNEIFMAIAKKLPKNDAQGGAGQAGRTRTGVDLQESAPQGRSSQCCGGGSGN